From Caballeronia insecticola, a single genomic window includes:
- a CDS encoding efflux transporter outer membrane subunit, producing MLRLSLIAAGIALLASGCTMTPQYVQPELPVSASFPTGGVYAAQPGAASDARSAKGVAAADIGWRDFFVDARLQRLIDIALKNNRDLRVSVLNVQAAQAQYRIARAQLLPSIGAQAGQSRQRSPETLASFGQTVQNTYSVGLNAAWEIDLFGRVQSLKDQALAKYFATAYARKAAEISLVSQVATQYLQVLQADDLLAVTRQTLKSTRDSFNIVKLQFDNGAASELDVSQAQAVMESAAANLQAQERARAQAVNALVLLLGEPMPEDMPAGMALDGQNLLTDIPAGLPSDVLLHRPDIMEAEQNLLAANANIGAARAAFFPRISLTGSFGTLSPTLGGLFKAGSAAWSFAPTITLPIFEGGQNQANLDLANIEKKVEIAQYEKAVQSAFSDVADGLAARGTYDQQIAALARDAAAQQRRLDLSTLRYKQGVDSYLGVLTAQQDLYSVQQTLISARTQRLANLVTLYQALGGGWIERTGEEPRAADAS from the coding sequence ATGTTGAGACTCTCCTTGATCGCAGCCGGCATCGCGCTGCTCGCGAGCGGCTGCACGATGACGCCGCAGTACGTGCAACCGGAATTGCCGGTGTCGGCGAGCTTCCCGACCGGCGGCGTCTACGCGGCGCAGCCGGGCGCGGCGAGCGATGCGCGCAGCGCGAAAGGCGTCGCCGCAGCCGATATCGGCTGGCGCGATTTCTTCGTCGATGCGCGGTTGCAGCGGCTCATCGACATCGCGCTGAAGAACAACCGCGACCTGCGCGTGTCGGTGCTCAACGTGCAGGCCGCGCAGGCGCAATATCGCATCGCGCGTGCGCAACTGCTGCCGTCGATCGGGGCGCAGGCCGGCCAGTCGCGGCAGCGCTCGCCGGAGACGCTGGCGTCGTTCGGCCAGACGGTCCAGAACACCTACTCGGTGGGCCTGAACGCGGCCTGGGAAATCGACCTGTTCGGCCGCGTGCAAAGCCTGAAGGATCAGGCGCTGGCGAAATATTTCGCGACGGCATACGCGCGCAAGGCGGCGGAAATCTCGCTGGTGTCGCAGGTGGCAACGCAGTATCTGCAAGTGCTGCAAGCCGACGATCTGCTCGCCGTCACGCGGCAGACGCTCAAGAGCACGCGCGACTCGTTCAATATCGTGAAGCTGCAGTTCGACAACGGCGCGGCGTCTGAACTGGACGTGAGCCAGGCTCAGGCGGTGATGGAAAGCGCCGCAGCGAATCTGCAGGCACAGGAACGCGCGCGGGCGCAGGCGGTCAACGCGCTCGTGCTGCTGCTGGGCGAGCCGATGCCCGAGGACATGCCGGCCGGCATGGCGCTCGACGGACAGAATCTGCTCACCGACATCCCGGCGGGATTGCCGTCGGATGTGTTGCTGCACCGGCCGGACATCATGGAGGCCGAGCAGAATCTGCTCGCGGCGAACGCGAATATCGGCGCGGCGCGGGCGGCGTTTTTCCCGCGCATTTCGCTGACGGGCAGCTTCGGCACGCTGAGTCCGACGCTCGGCGGCCTGTTCAAGGCGGGGTCGGCCGCGTGGAGCTTCGCGCCGACGATCACGTTGCCGATCTTCGAAGGCGGGCAGAATCAGGCGAATCTCGATCTCGCGAACATCGAGAAGAAGGTCGAAATCGCGCAGTACGAGAAGGCCGTTCAGTCGGCTTTCAGCGACGTGGCCGACGGGCTCGCCGCACGCGGCACGTACGATCAGCAGATCGCGGCCCTCGCGCGCGACGCGGCCGCGCAGCAGCGGCGGCTGGATTTGTCGACGCTGCGGTATAAGCAGGGCGTCGACAGTTATCTCGGCGTGTTGACGGCGCAGCAGGATCTCTATTCGGTGCAGCAGACGCTGATCAGCGCGCGCACGCAGCGGCTGGCGAATCTCGTGACCTTGTATCAGGCGCTGGGCGGCGGGTGGATCGAGCGCACGGGAGAAGAGCCGCGCGCGGCGGATGCGAGCTGA
- a CDS encoding xylulokinase — MRFLGIDLGTGSLKLAILDENGREIAIASAAYAVTSAQPGWAETPVDTWYAALVDAAARLPAGKREAVVAIGFSGQMHGVVPSAANGRALRPAMLWPDTRARALLDAWPEPQPNPVAPGMAGPLLRWLVTHEADVAGETRWALQPKDWLRAKLGGAFVTDPSDACATALAHPSGEWDDALIDKLGLPRAWFAPLAASHEAGGVLSAQAASALGLRAGIPMAVGAGDTPCAALGSGLSADGDALLTTGTGGQIVVMCKDAPAPAHGLHTYRSATGAWYRMAAMQNVGVALEAVRGWLGYASWAQAYDDAFAADASATVSFLPYLSGERSPWMNPNARGGWLGLGLDDTRGTLMRAAFEGVAFALRAGLDAIRRNGAALDSMRLAGGGSVDPRWRQLLADALQVELHAVDCPNAATRGAAMLGGIAAGHWRIGDSASLAPHATLAATPRANASLDARLARFIDLYRRTEAWF, encoded by the coding sequence ATGCGTTTCCTAGGCATCGATCTCGGCACGGGCTCCCTGAAACTCGCCATCCTCGACGAAAACGGCCGCGAAATCGCCATCGCGAGCGCCGCTTATGCGGTGACGAGCGCGCAGCCCGGCTGGGCCGAAACGCCGGTCGATACGTGGTATGCGGCGCTCGTCGATGCAGCGGCGCGTCTGCCCGCAGGCAAACGCGAGGCGGTCGTCGCGATCGGCTTTTCCGGGCAGATGCACGGCGTCGTGCCGAGCGCCGCAAACGGCCGCGCGCTGCGCCCCGCGATGCTCTGGCCCGACACGCGCGCCCGCGCATTGCTCGACGCGTGGCCCGAGCCGCAGCCGAATCCCGTCGCGCCGGGCATGGCGGGGCCGCTGTTGCGCTGGCTCGTCACGCATGAAGCGGATGTCGCGGGAGAGACCCGCTGGGCGTTGCAACCGAAGGACTGGCTACGCGCGAAGCTCGGCGGCGCGTTCGTCACCGATCCGTCGGATGCGTGCGCGACTGCGCTCGCGCATCCGTCGGGCGAATGGGACGACGCGCTCATCGACAAGCTCGGCCTGCCGCGCGCGTGGTTCGCGCCGCTCGCGGCGTCGCACGAAGCGGGCGGCGTGTTGTCGGCGCAGGCGGCGTCGGCGCTTGGGCTTCGCGCGGGCATTCCGATGGCCGTCGGCGCGGGCGATACGCCGTGCGCCGCGCTGGGCAGCGGCCTCTCCGCCGATGGCGACGCGCTGCTCACCACCGGCACCGGCGGCCAGATCGTCGTGATGTGCAAGGACGCGCCCGCGCCGGCGCATGGCCTGCATACGTATCGATCGGCGACCGGCGCGTGGTATCGCATGGCGGCGATGCAGAACGTGGGCGTCGCGCTGGAAGCGGTGCGCGGCTGGCTCGGTTATGCATCGTGGGCGCAAGCCTACGACGACGCATTCGCCGCCGACGCCAGCGCCACCGTGAGCTTTCTGCCGTACCTGAGCGGCGAACGCTCCCCGTGGATGAACCCGAACGCGCGCGGCGGCTGGCTCGGACTCGGCCTGGACGACACGCGCGGCACGTTGATGCGCGCCGCGTTCGAGGGCGTGGCATTCGCCTTGCGCGCGGGACTGGACGCGATTCGCCGCAACGGCGCCGCACTCGATTCGATGCGGCTCGCGGGCGGCGGCTCGGTCGATCCGCGCTGGCGGCAGTTGCTCGCCGATGCGTTGCAGGTCGAATTGCACGCGGTGGATTGCCCGAACGCGGCGACGCGCGGCGCGGCGATGCTCGGCGGCATCGCGGCGGGGCACTGGCGCATCGGCGATTCAGCGTCGCTCGCGCCGCACGCGACGCTTGCCGCGACACCGCGCGCGAATGCATCGCTCGATGCGCGGCTCGCGCGTTTCATCGATTTGTACAGGCGCACGGAGGCGTGGTTCTGA
- a CDS encoding glycosyltransferase family 4 protein gives MNLSLETNELSKQARGGTELMLEALHARLDPRLTSHFQIIPERVRTLDPDRLRILWLHNTPSREESGFLEEREGRAAFAGMVCVSHYQASLFNLIPRVPYGEMTVLQNAIEPFGAYRPRTSERIRLIYHTTPHRGLNILVPVFEHLAQTDPHIELDVFSSFSIYGWSERDRPYESLFERCRAHPRIRYHGAVPNSVVRNALAECDIFAYPSIHAETSCVAAIEAMSAGCLVVSSAYGALPETCANFARLYPYTEDMSVHAHRFLHTLDKAIRDVRERRHEDFVLREQQVAYFNQFYSWERRIGEWEAYLRGVLAQHRRM, from the coding sequence GTGAATCTTTCCCTCGAAACGAACGAGTTGAGCAAGCAGGCTCGCGGCGGCACTGAACTGATGCTGGAGGCGCTTCACGCGCGGCTGGATCCGCGCCTGACAAGTCACTTCCAGATCATCCCGGAACGCGTCCGCACACTCGATCCGGACCGGCTGCGCATTCTGTGGCTGCACAATACGCCGAGCCGCGAGGAATCCGGTTTTCTCGAGGAGCGCGAAGGCCGCGCCGCATTCGCGGGCATGGTATGCGTGTCGCATTATCAGGCGTCACTGTTCAATCTGATTCCGCGCGTGCCCTATGGCGAGATGACCGTTCTGCAGAACGCAATCGAGCCGTTCGGCGCTTATCGGCCGCGAACGAGCGAACGCATTCGCCTGATCTATCACACGACGCCGCATCGCGGACTCAACATTCTCGTACCCGTTTTCGAGCACCTCGCGCAAACGGATCCGCATATCGAGCTCGACGTCTTTTCCAGCTTCAGCATCTATGGCTGGAGCGAACGAGACCGGCCATACGAATCGCTGTTTGAACGTTGCCGCGCGCACCCGCGCATTCGCTATCACGGCGCGGTGCCAAACAGCGTGGTGCGCAACGCGCTCGCCGAATGCGACATCTTCGCGTATCCAAGCATTCACGCCGAAACCAGTTGCGTGGCGGCGATCGAAGCGATGTCGGCGGGCTGCCTCGTCGTCTCGTCGGCATACGGCGCTCTGCCCGAAACCTGTGCAAATTTCGCGCGTCTTTATCCCTACACCGAGGACATGAGCGTGCATGCGCATCGCTTCCTGCACACGCTCGACAAGGCAATCCGCGATGTGCGTGAACGGCGTCACGAAGATTTCGTCCTGCGCGAGCAACAGGTCGCGTACTTCAACCAGTTCTATTCGTGGGAGCGGCGCATCGGCGAATGGGAGGCGTATCTTCGGGGCGTGCTGGCGCAGCATCGGCGCATGTAG
- a CDS encoding AGE family epimerase/isomerase: protein MSAPDLSTPALPTDFRSRAFLLDHVLRTMTFYHPHCMDPAGGFYHYYKNDGTIYDRKSRHLVSSTRFVFNYAMAYKHYGLDEYRGGVIHGIDYLRQFHRNPQTGGYAWTLNGRDVTDATNHCYGLAFVMLAYAKAVEAGLDEARAYLDETWQLMETHFWDAPHGLYKDEATADWKVSDYRGQNANMHTCEALLAAFEATGEARYLDRAALLADNMVNRQAKLAGGLVWEHYKPDWSIDWDYNKGDRSNIFRPWGFQPGHQTEWAKLLLILDRHRPEAWHLTRARELFDRALELSWDHEHGGMVYGFDPEGTFYDEDKYFWVQAESLAAAALLADRAQRDGDAALATRYWNDYERLWAYSWAHFVDHKWGAWYRILTRDNRQYSDEKSPAGKTDYHTMGACYEVLNVVR, encoded by the coding sequence ATGTCCGCACCCGACTTGTCCACACCCGCACTGCCCACCGATTTCCGCTCGCGCGCGTTCCTGCTTGATCACGTGTTGCGCACGATGACCTTCTATCACCCGCACTGCATGGATCCGGCGGGCGGCTTCTATCACTACTACAAGAACGACGGCACGATCTACGACCGCAAGTCGCGCCATCTCGTGTCGAGCACGCGCTTCGTCTTCAACTACGCGATGGCGTACAAGCACTACGGCCTCGATGAATATCGCGGCGGCGTGATCCATGGCATCGACTATTTGCGGCAGTTTCATCGCAATCCGCAGACGGGCGGCTATGCGTGGACGCTGAACGGCCGCGACGTCACCGACGCGACGAATCACTGCTACGGCCTCGCGTTCGTCATGCTCGCGTATGCGAAGGCGGTCGAAGCGGGTCTTGACGAAGCGCGCGCCTATCTCGACGAAACCTGGCAACTGATGGAAACGCACTTCTGGGACGCGCCGCACGGTCTGTACAAGGACGAAGCCACCGCTGACTGGAAGGTGTCCGACTATCGCGGCCAGAACGCCAACATGCATACCTGCGAGGCGCTGCTCGCGGCCTTCGAGGCGACCGGCGAGGCGCGCTATCTCGATCGCGCGGCGCTGCTCGCGGACAACATGGTGAACCGTCAGGCGAAGCTCGCGGGCGGTCTCGTGTGGGAGCACTACAAGCCGGACTGGTCGATCGACTGGGACTACAACAAGGGCGATCGCAGCAACATCTTCAGACCGTGGGGCTTTCAGCCGGGACATCAGACGGAATGGGCGAAGCTACTGCTGATTCTCGACCGTCATCGGCCCGAGGCGTGGCATCTGACGCGTGCGCGCGAACTGTTCGACCGCGCGCTGGAGTTGTCGTGGGATCACGAGCACGGCGGCATGGTCTACGGCTTCGACCCCGAGGGCACGTTCTACGACGAGGACAAGTATTTCTGGGTTCAGGCGGAGTCGCTCGCGGCAGCGGCCTTGCTTGCGGATCGCGCGCAACGCGACGGCGACGCCGCGCTCGCCACGCGCTACTGGAACGATTACGAACGCCTGTGGGCCTATAGCTGGGCGCATTTCGTCGATCACAAGTGGGGCGCGTGGTATCGCATTCTCACGCGCGACAACCGCCAGTACAGCGACGAAAAGAGCCCCGCCGGCAAGACCGACTATCACACAATGGGCGCATGCTACGAAGTTCTGAACGTCGTGCGCTGA
- a CDS encoding nucleobase:cation symporter-2 family protein — protein MALSSTAHKVHPVDERLPMGQLLTLGIQHVLVMYAGAVAVPLILGAAMNLPKDQVAFLISADLFSCGVATLIQTLGLWIFGIRLPVIMGCTFAAVGPMVAIGTNPALGILDVFGSTIAAGVIGILLAPMIGKLLRFFPPVVVGTVIAVIGLSLMGVGINWAAGGIGNPEYGNPVYLLLSLVVLSLILLINKFARGFIANISVLLGIVAGFGIAAMLGRVNMDGVAHAPWVGVVLPFHFGLPHFDPLSVATMVIVMFVTFIESTGMFLAVGDLVERPVDQKALVRGLRVDGLGTLIGGVFNSFPHTSFSQNVGLIGVTGVKSRFVCATGGVILVVLGLFPKMAQVVASVPPFVLGGAGIVMFGMVAANGIKTLSRVDFARNHHNLFIVAVSVGMGMVPVVAPKFFSQLPHALEPILHSGILLASVSAVVLNIVFNGVRRERDARREAREAAHEFEGAAHAGDAH, from the coding sequence ATGGCTTTGAGTTCGACGGCCCACAAGGTCCATCCGGTGGACGAGCGATTGCCGATGGGACAGTTGCTGACGCTCGGCATCCAGCACGTTCTCGTGATGTACGCAGGCGCGGTCGCCGTGCCGCTGATTCTCGGCGCCGCGATGAACCTGCCGAAAGACCAGGTCGCGTTCCTCATCAGCGCGGATCTGTTCTCGTGCGGCGTCGCCACTTTGATTCAGACGCTCGGTCTGTGGATCTTCGGCATTCGCCTCCCCGTGATCATGGGCTGCACGTTCGCCGCCGTCGGCCCGATGGTCGCGATCGGCACGAACCCGGCGCTCGGCATTCTCGACGTGTTCGGCTCGACCATCGCCGCGGGCGTGATCGGCATTCTGCTCGCGCCGATGATCGGCAAGTTATTGCGCTTCTTCCCGCCGGTCGTGGTCGGCACGGTGATCGCGGTGATCGGCCTGTCGCTCATGGGCGTCGGCATCAACTGGGCGGCGGGCGGCATCGGCAATCCCGAGTACGGCAATCCGGTGTATCTGCTGCTCTCGCTCGTCGTGCTCTCGCTGATTCTGCTCATCAACAAGTTCGCACGCGGCTTCATCGCGAACATTTCGGTGCTGCTCGGTATCGTCGCGGGCTTCGGCATCGCGGCAATGCTCGGCCGCGTGAACATGGACGGCGTGGCGCACGCGCCGTGGGTCGGCGTCGTGCTGCCGTTCCACTTCGGCTTGCCGCATTTCGATCCGCTCTCCGTCGCGACGATGGTCATCGTCATGTTCGTCACGTTCATCGAATCGACCGGCATGTTCCTCGCGGTCGGCGATCTGGTCGAGCGTCCCGTCGATCAAAAGGCGCTGGTGCGCGGCCTGCGCGTCGACGGTCTCGGCACATTGATCGGCGGCGTGTTCAACTCGTTTCCGCATACGTCGTTTTCGCAGAACGTCGGGCTGATCGGCGTGACGGGCGTGAAGAGCCGCTTCGTCTGCGCGACCGGCGGCGTGATTCTCGTCGTGCTCGGACTGTTTCCGAAGATGGCGCAGGTCGTGGCGTCGGTGCCGCCGTTCGTGCTCGGCGGCGCGGGCATCGTGATGTTCGGCATGGTCGCGGCGAACGGCATCAAGACGTTGTCGCGCGTGGACTTCGCGCGCAATCATCACAACCTGTTCATTGTCGCGGTGAGCGTGGGGATGGGCATGGTGCCGGTGGTCGCGCCGAAGTTCTTCTCGCAACTGCCGCATGCGCTCGAACCGATTCTTCACAGCGGGATTCTGCTGGCGTCGGTGTCGGCGGTGGTGCTGAACATCGTGTTCAACGGCGTGCGCCGCGAACGCGATGCGCGCCGCGAAGCACGTGAGGCGGCGCATGAATTCGAAGGCGCCGCCCACGCGGGCGACGCGCACTAA
- a CDS encoding efflux RND transporter permease subunit — MAKFFIDRPIFAWVVAIILMLAGIASVATLPVAQYPTIAPPSISVSATYPGASAQTVENTVTQVIEQQMSGLDHLLYLASSSDDSGTATVTLTFAAGTNADIAQVQVQNKLQLATPNLPMAVQQMGTRVTKSSSSFLLVLAFVSEDGRMSRDDLANYVASHVQDPISRLDGVGTVTLFGSQYAMRVWLDADKLAKYSLTPVDVQNALQAQNVQIAGGQLGGTPAVPGQSMQATITEATLLRTPEEFGNVMLKVNQDGSQVRLKDVARVGLGGENYNIETQYNGRPAAGFGIQLATGANALATAKAVRAKVDELSGYFPPGVVVKYPYDTTPFVKQSISDVVKTLIEAIVLVFLVMYLFLQNLRATLIPTLAVPVVLLGTFAIMGAAGFSINTLSMFGLVLAIGLLVDDAIVVVENVERVMSEEGLPPKEATRKAMSQITGALIGVALVLGAVFVPVAFSGGSVGAIYRQFSLTIVSAMGLSVLTAMIFTPALCATLLKPVPKGHHEKKTGFLGWFNRTFARGQEKYHSGVSHVIRRSGRFLILYLVIIAALAMLFTRLPKAFLPDEDQGTMFVLVATPSGSTQEMTQRALDDVAGYLLKQESSVVESVFTVNGFSFAGRGQNSGLVFVRLKDFAQRQSANEKVQALVGRTFGRFAGYKSAFVFPVNPPSIPELGTAAGFDFQLQDRAGLGHEALMQARGQLLGMAAKDPSLAQVRPNGLSDTAQFKVNIDREKALAQGVDPSMIDQTFSIVWASKYVNNFLDSDSRIKKVYMQGDAPFRMSPEDLNKWYVRNASGSMVPFSSFASGEWGYGSPKLERYNGLSSVEIQGVAAPGKSTGQAMTAMEALAAKLPAGIGYEWTGLSYQQIQSGSQAPILYGISILVVFLCLAALYESWSIPFSVIMVVPLGVIGALLAVSLRGLENDVFFQVGLLTTVGLSAKNAILIVEFARELQLSQNMGPVEAALEAARLRLRPILMTSLAFILGTLPLAISDGAGSASQHAIGTGVIGGMVTATFLAIFMVPMFFVVVRTRFGGEKEDVNAALARDERKRRAQSGNEGH, encoded by the coding sequence ATGGCCAAGTTCTTCATCGATCGTCCGATCTTCGCGTGGGTGGTCGCCATCATCCTGATGCTGGCGGGCATCGCGTCCGTGGCGACATTGCCGGTCGCGCAATATCCGACCATCGCGCCGCCTTCCATTTCGGTCAGCGCCACCTATCCGGGGGCGTCGGCGCAAACCGTCGAAAACACGGTGACGCAGGTGATCGAGCAGCAGATGAGCGGTCTCGACCATCTGCTGTATCTCGCTTCCAGTTCCGACGACAGCGGCACCGCAACCGTCACGCTGACCTTCGCGGCGGGCACGAATGCCGACATCGCGCAGGTGCAGGTGCAGAACAAGCTGCAGCTCGCCACGCCCAATCTGCCGATGGCCGTGCAGCAAATGGGCACGCGCGTAACCAAATCGAGCAGCAGCTTCCTGCTGGTGCTTGCGTTCGTGTCGGAAGACGGCCGCATGAGCCGCGACGACCTCGCGAACTACGTGGCGTCCCACGTGCAGGATCCGATCAGCCGCCTGGACGGCGTCGGCACGGTCACGCTGTTCGGCTCGCAGTACGCCATGCGCGTCTGGCTCGATGCGGACAAGCTCGCCAAGTACAGCCTCACGCCGGTCGATGTGCAAAACGCGCTGCAAGCGCAGAACGTGCAGATCGCGGGCGGTCAGCTCGGCGGCACGCCTGCCGTGCCGGGACAGTCGATGCAGGCGACCATCACCGAGGCAACCTTGCTGCGCACGCCGGAGGAGTTCGGCAACGTGATGCTGAAGGTGAATCAGGACGGCTCGCAAGTGCGCCTGAAGGATGTGGCGCGCGTCGGCCTCGGCGGCGAGAACTACAACATCGAGACGCAGTACAACGGCCGGCCGGCAGCAGGCTTCGGTATTCAGCTCGCGACGGGCGCGAACGCGCTTGCAACGGCCAAGGCGGTGCGCGCGAAGGTCGATGAGTTGTCGGGTTACTTCCCGCCCGGTGTGGTCGTGAAATATCCGTACGACACCACGCCGTTCGTCAAGCAGTCCATCTCCGACGTGGTGAAGACGCTGATCGAGGCCATCGTGCTGGTGTTCCTCGTCATGTATCTGTTCCTGCAGAACCTGCGCGCCACGCTGATCCCGACGCTCGCGGTGCCGGTCGTGCTGCTCGGCACGTTCGCCATCATGGGCGCGGCGGGGTTCTCCATCAATACGTTGTCGATGTTCGGGCTCGTGCTCGCCATCGGCCTGTTGGTGGACGATGCGATCGTGGTCGTCGAAAACGTCGAGCGCGTGATGTCCGAGGAGGGCCTGCCGCCGAAGGAAGCGACCAGAAAGGCGATGAGCCAGATTACCGGCGCGCTGATCGGCGTGGCGCTCGTGCTCGGCGCGGTGTTCGTGCCGGTCGCGTTCTCGGGCGGCTCGGTGGGCGCGATCTATCGTCAGTTCTCGCTGACGATCGTCTCGGCCATGGGCTTGTCCGTCCTCACCGCGATGATCTTCACGCCGGCGCTGTGCGCGACCCTTCTGAAGCCGGTGCCGAAGGGCCATCACGAGAAAAAGACCGGCTTCCTCGGCTGGTTCAACCGTACTTTCGCGCGGGGGCAGGAGAAGTATCACAGCGGCGTGTCTCACGTGATCCGTCGCTCGGGGCGATTCCTGATCCTCTATCTCGTGATCATCGCGGCTCTCGCGATGCTCTTCACGCGCTTGCCCAAGGCATTTTTGCCCGACGAAGACCAAGGCACGATGTTCGTGCTCGTCGCGACGCCTTCCGGCTCGACGCAGGAAATGACGCAGCGCGCGCTCGACGACGTCGCCGGCTATCTGCTGAAGCAGGAGAGCTCGGTTGTCGAGTCGGTGTTCACGGTGAACGGCTTCAGCTTCGCGGGGCGCGGGCAGAACTCGGGTCTCGTGTTCGTGCGGCTGAAGGACTTCGCGCAGCGTCAGAGCGCGAACGAGAAAGTGCAGGCGCTCGTGGGCCGCACGTTCGGCCGCTTCGCGGGCTACAAGAGTGCGTTCGTGTTTCCGGTGAATCCGCCGTCCATTCCCGAACTGGGCACCGCCGCGGGCTTCGACTTCCAGTTGCAGGACCGCGCCGGTCTCGGCCACGAAGCGCTCATGCAGGCGCGCGGGCAACTGCTCGGCATGGCCGCGAAGGACCCGTCGCTAGCACAGGTGCGTCCGAACGGCCTTAGCGACACCGCGCAGTTCAAGGTGAACATCGACCGGGAGAAGGCGCTCGCGCAGGGCGTCGATCCGTCCATGATCGACCAGACGTTCTCGATCGTGTGGGCATCGAAGTATGTGAACAACTTCCTCGATAGCGACAGCCGCATCAAGAAGGTGTACATGCAGGGCGATGCACCGTTCCGCATGTCGCCCGAAGACCTGAACAAATGGTACGTGCGCAATGCGTCGGGTTCGATGGTGCCGTTCTCCTCGTTCGCCTCGGGCGAATGGGGCTACGGTTCGCCGAAGCTCGAACGCTACAACGGACTTTCGTCGGTCGAGATTCAGGGCGTCGCGGCACCGGGCAAATCCACCGGTCAGGCGATGACGGCAATGGAAGCGCTTGCCGCGAAGCTGCCGGCGGGCATCGGCTACGAGTGGACGGGTCTGTCGTATCAGCAGATCCAGTCCGGCTCGCAGGCGCCGATTCTCTACGGCATCTCGATTCTCGTCGTGTTCCTGTGTCTCGCGGCGCTGTATGAGAGCTGGTCGATTCCGTTCTCCGTGATCATGGTCGTGCCGCTCGGCGTGATCGGCGCGCTGCTCGCCGTGTCGCTGCGCGGTCTGGAGAACGACGTGTTCTTCCAGGTCGGCCTGTTGACCACGGTCGGCTTGTCGGCGAAGAACGCGATTCTGATCGTCGAGTTCGCCCGCGAGCTTCAGCTCTCGCAAAACATGGGGCCGGTTGAAGCGGCGCTCGAAGCCGCGCGCCTGCGCCTGCGCCCCATTCTCATGACCTCGCTCGCCTTCATTCTCGGCACGCTGCCGCTCGCGATCAGCGACGGCGCGGGTTCGGCCAGCCAGCATGCAATCGGCACGGGCGTGATCGGCGGCATGGTCACCGCAACCTTCCTCGCCATTTTCATGGTGCCGATGTTCTTCGTCGTCGTGCGTACGCGCTTCGGCGGCGAGAAGGAAGACGTGAATGCCGCGCTCGCGCGTGACGAACGGAAGCGCCGCGCGCAATCAGGCAACGAAGGACACTGA